Proteins encoded by one window of Saprospiraceae bacterium:
- a CDS encoding class I SAM-dependent DNA methyltransferase, which produces MKNFKEKADLIWRVADLLRGDYKQSDYGKVILPMTVLRRLDCVLEPTKQKVLDYLPKVESLKESAKDIALNKIAGFNFHNRSQFNFDKLIADSENVAINLRNYINGFSTSAREIIEYFNFDDQIDRMDDPKTDILFRVVKAFQEIDLTDMDSMEMGYTFEELIRKFAEQSNETAGEHFTPREVIRLMVNVLFIEDKDILTQDGIVKTLYDPACGTGGMLSVGEQYVKELNPKAELKVFGQEINPESYAICKSDMLIKGQNPSNIKFGNTFTVDGLEEEKFDYMLSNPPFGVDWKKAEKIIKAEADSKGMSGRFGAGTPRINDGSLLFLQHMISKMKPDGTRIGIVFNGSPLFTGAAESGESNIRKWIIENDWLEAVIALPDQLFYNTGISTYIWIVANNKSAERSGKVQLINATGAKDEELLKEAAKAGETLSLTENRFWQKMDRSLGNKRKKIAENGNSKGIGFITQLYSQF; this is translated from the coding sequence ATGAAGAATTTTAAAGAGAAAGCAGACCTGATTTGGAGAGTGGCAGATCTACTTAGAGGCGACTATAAACAGTCTGACTATGGAAAGGTAATCCTTCCAATGACAGTGCTTAGACGATTGGACTGTGTACTGGAACCGACCAAGCAGAAAGTGCTGGACTATTTGCCCAAGGTAGAATCATTAAAAGAAAGTGCCAAAGACATTGCGCTCAATAAAATTGCAGGTTTTAATTTCCACAACAGAAGCCAATTCAACTTTGACAAACTGATTGCTGACTCAGAGAATGTTGCTATAAATCTAAGAAACTACATCAACGGCTTTTCGACTAGTGCAAGGGAAATCATTGAGTACTTCAATTTTGACGACCAGATTGACCGCATGGACGACCCAAAAACGGACATCCTTTTCAGAGTAGTCAAAGCGTTTCAAGAGATTGACTTGACTGATATGGATTCCATGGAAATGGGTTACACGTTTGAGGAACTCATCCGGAAATTTGCGGAACAATCCAACGAAACGGCAGGAGAACACTTTACCCCAAGAGAAGTCATTCGCTTGATGGTAAACGTGCTGTTTATTGAAGACAAAGACATACTTACCCAGGACGGGATTGTAAAAACGCTTTACGATCCGGCTTGCGGCACGGGCGGTATGCTTTCGGTGGGTGAGCAATATGTGAAAGAACTTAATCCCAAAGCCGAGTTGAAAGTATTCGGTCAAGAAATCAATCCTGAGTCGTATGCCATCTGTAAATCGGATATGCTGATCAAAGGACAAAACCCGAGTAACATCAAGTTTGGCAACACTTTTACCGTGGACGGACTGGAAGAAGAAAAATTTGATTACATGCTTTCCAATCCGCCTTTTGGGGTGGATTGGAAAAAAGCCGAAAAAATCATCAAAGCCGAAGCAGACAGCAAAGGCATGAGCGGGCGATTTGGTGCCGGCACTCCCCGAATCAACGACGGCTCCCTGCTCTTTTTGCAGCATATGATTTCCAAGATGAAACCGGACGGCACTCGCATTGGCATTGTGTTCAATGGCTCGCCTTTGTTTACCGGAGCTGCCGAAAGCGGTGAAAGCAATATCAGGAAATGGATCATTGAAAATGATTGGCTCGAAGCGGTCATTGCCCTGCCCGACCAACTCTTTTATAACACAGGCATCAGCACCTATATCTGGATTGTAGCCAACAATAAAAGTGCGGAGCGAAGTGGCAAAGTGCAATTGATAAACGCTACAGGTGCCAAAGATGAAGAACTTCTGAAAGAAGCCGCAAAGGCAGGAGAAACGCTGTCTTTAACAGAAAACCGCTTTTGGCAAAAGATGGACAGAAGTT